A window from Azoarcus sp. DD4 encodes these proteins:
- a CDS encoding DMT family transporter, which translates to MVPARKLLALALLTLFWGVNWPVMKLAMRDMTPLYFRALTLTGGLALLVAWYRSQGARLRVPRAQFGRVALLALPNILMWHGFSIFGVQALASGRAAILGFTMPIWTVLLGVLFFREKMNSRLWLATACAAGAVTLLLWHELGAISGKPAGTAWMLAAAASWATGTLLLKRLPAAVPTEALTVWMLALAVPVLWLVAGLTEPLPDFSFSPAMWGVLGYSIVINAAAAQIIWFSIARSLPPVASGLSIMMIPVVGLGSAMWITGERPYPQDLVAAGLILLALGATLLPRRAGRAPAQGLMEKGVKSVSRS; encoded by the coding sequence GTGGTCCCTGCCCGCAAACTGCTGGCGCTCGCGCTGTTGACCCTGTTCTGGGGCGTCAATTGGCCTGTCATGAAGCTCGCGATGCGCGACATGACGCCGCTCTACTTCCGCGCGCTGACCTTGACCGGCGGGCTGGCTCTGCTGGTCGCCTGGTATCGCAGCCAGGGTGCCCGCCTGCGCGTGCCGCGTGCCCAGTTCGGCCGGGTGGCGCTGCTGGCCTTGCCCAATATCCTGATGTGGCACGGCTTTTCCATCTTCGGCGTGCAGGCGTTGGCGTCCGGCCGCGCTGCCATCCTCGGCTTCACCATGCCGATCTGGACGGTGCTGCTCGGTGTGCTGTTCTTCCGCGAAAAAATGAATTCCCGGCTGTGGCTCGCCACCGCCTGTGCTGCCGGCGCGGTGACGCTGCTGCTGTGGCACGAACTCGGCGCGATCTCGGGCAAGCCCGCTGGCACCGCCTGGATGCTGGCCGCCGCGGCCTCCTGGGCCACCGGCACCCTGCTGTTGAAGCGCCTGCCTGCCGCGGTGCCGACCGAGGCGTTGACGGTGTGGATGCTGGCACTGGCGGTGCCGGTGCTGTGGCTGGTCGCGGGGCTGACCGAACCGCTGCCGGACTTCTCGTTCAGCCCGGCGATGTGGGGCGTGCTCGGCTACAGCATCGTCATCAATGCCGCCGCCGCGCAGATCATCTGGTTCTCTATCGCGCGCAGTCTGCCGCCGGTGGCGAGCGGGCTGTCCATCATGATGATTCCGGTGGTCGGGCTGGGGTCGGCGATGTGGATCACCGGCGAACGCCCCTATCCGCAGGACCTGGTCGCCGCCGGGCTGATCCTGCTCGCGCTCGGCGCCACCCTGCTGCCGCGGCGTGCCGGGCGGGCCCCGGCTCAGGGCTTGATGGAGAAAGGCGTGAAGTCGGTTTCGCGGTCGTAG
- a CDS encoding zinc-dependent alcohol dehydrogenase family protein, which translates to MRAMVLDAPRQPLRLEERPVPQPGTGQILLQVEACGVCRTDLHLVDGELPRPKLPVIPGHEIVGRVVEVGEWVTAFAPGQRVGVPWLGWTCGTCRYCTAGQENLCDAARFTGYTVDGGYADYTVADQRYCFALPDPLPAADLAPLLCAGLIGYRALAMAGDAHRVGIYGFGAAAHIIAQVLVHQRRPFFAFTRKGDLAGQDFARRLGAAWAGNSGDAPPVPLDAALIFAPAGELVPAALRQVRKGGTVVCAGIHMSEIPAFPYDLLWGERVLRSVANLTRADGEAFLRIVADSPVRTQVQLYPLEQANEALLALRQGRIEGAAVLVPG; encoded by the coding sequence ATGCGTGCGATGGTGCTCGATGCGCCGCGGCAACCGCTGCGGCTGGAAGAACGGCCGGTCCCGCAACCCGGCACCGGGCAGATCCTGCTCCAGGTGGAAGCCTGCGGGGTGTGCCGCACCGATCTGCACCTGGTCGATGGCGAACTGCCCCGGCCGAAGCTGCCGGTGATCCCGGGCCATGAGATCGTCGGCCGGGTGGTCGAGGTCGGCGAGTGGGTGACCGCCTTCGCTCCCGGCCAGCGCGTCGGCGTGCCCTGGCTGGGCTGGACCTGCGGCACCTGCCGCTACTGCACCGCCGGCCAGGAAAACCTGTGCGATGCGGCGCGCTTCACCGGCTACACGGTGGATGGCGGCTATGCCGACTACACCGTGGCCGACCAGCGCTACTGCTTCGCCCTGCCCGATCCGCTGCCCGCGGCCGACCTCGCGCCGCTGCTGTGCGCTGGCCTGATCGGCTACCGCGCGCTGGCGATGGCGGGCGACGCGCATCGCGTCGGCATCTACGGCTTCGGTGCGGCCGCCCACATCATCGCCCAGGTGTTGGTGCACCAGCGCCGGCCCTTCTTCGCCTTCACCCGCAAGGGCGATCTCGCCGGGCAGGATTTCGCTCGCCGCCTCGGCGCCGCCTGGGCCGGCAACAGCGGCGATGCGCCGCCGGTGCCGCTGGATGCGGCGCTGATCTTCGCCCCTGCCGGCGAACTGGTGCCGGCCGCGCTGCGCCAGGTCAGAAAGGGCGGTACGGTGGTCTGCGCCGGCATCCACATGAGCGAGATTCCCGCTTTTCCCTACGACCTGCTGTGGGGCGAACGGGTGCTGCGCTCGGTGGCCAACCTGACCCGCGCCGACGGCGAGGCTTTCCTGCGCATCGTCGCCGACAGCCCGGTGCGCACCCAGGTGCAGCTGTATCCGCTGGAACAGGCCAACGAGGCGCTGCTGGCGCTGCGCCAGGGGCGGATCGAGGGGGCGGCGGTGCTGGTGCCAGGCTGA
- a CDS encoding glutathione S-transferase family protein — protein sequence MTRNAPAQELVLYGVPLSGHCHRVALFMSLLGLPYRYEPVDLAGGAHRQAAFLALNPFGQVPVLKDGEVVLADSNAILVYLAGRYGRDQEIAWLPADPVGAAEVQRWLSAAAGLLAFGPARARLKHVFGAPVDLAGALELAARLLPVMEGELSRRPFLAAETPTLADIALYSYTAHAPEGGISLQPYPHIRDWLARIEALPGFVGMPRSPIPKGE from the coding sequence ATGACCCGCAACGCCCCCGCCCAGGAACTCGTCCTCTACGGCGTGCCGCTGTCCGGCCACTGCCACCGCGTCGCCCTCTTCATGTCGCTGCTGGGCCTGCCCTACCGCTACGAGCCGGTGGACCTGGCCGGCGGCGCGCATCGGCAGGCCGCATTCCTGGCGCTCAACCCCTTCGGCCAGGTGCCGGTGCTGAAGGACGGCGAGGTGGTGCTGGCCGACTCCAACGCCATCCTGGTGTACCTCGCCGGCCGCTACGGCCGCGACCAGGAGATCGCCTGGCTGCCGGCCGATCCGGTCGGTGCCGCCGAGGTCCAGCGCTGGCTTTCCGCCGCCGCCGGCCTGCTCGCCTTCGGCCCGGCGCGCGCCCGGCTCAAGCATGTATTCGGCGCGCCGGTGGACCTGGCTGGCGCGCTCGAACTCGCCGCCCGCCTGCTGCCGGTGATGGAGGGCGAACTGAGCCGCCGGCCCTTCCTCGCTGCCGAAACCCCCACGCTGGCCGACATCGCGCTCTACAGTTACACCGCGCATGCGCCGGAAGGCGGCATCTCGCTGCAGCCTTATCCGCACATCCGTGACTGGCTGGCCCGCATCGAGGCGTTGCCGGGTTTCGTCGGCATGCCGCGCTCGCCCATACCGAAGGGGGAATGA
- a CDS encoding LysR family transcriptional regulator, whose protein sequence is MDKLKAMQIAVAIADGGSLTAAADSLDISLPVVVRTLAALEAGLGARLFNRSTRRLSLTDEGRDYLARCRQILADIHDAEAALASDAVVPSGRVVVTAPVLFGQKHVAPAITRFVQHYAQMRVELRLHDRVVNLLEEHIDVAVRIGELEDQSLVAHALGKLRRIVVAAPAYLAARGTPRHPRELAGHECVVFNNSTAGWWRFIEDGKEFGVTVDGRLSYNHVAPATDACRAGMGLGCFISYQVADDLRAGRLLPVLEAFELPPRPVHVVYPHARLLPTRTRVLVDWIRRDLSGQLAAL, encoded by the coding sequence ATGGACAAGCTCAAGGCCATGCAGATCGCGGTGGCGATCGCCGACGGCGGCAGCCTGACCGCTGCCGCCGACAGCCTGGACATCTCGCTGCCGGTGGTGGTGCGCACGCTCGCTGCGCTGGAAGCCGGACTCGGCGCGCGGCTCTTCAACCGCAGCACCCGCCGCCTGTCGCTCACCGACGAGGGGCGTGACTATCTCGCCCGCTGCCGCCAGATCCTGGCCGACATCCACGACGCCGAAGCCGCACTGGCCAGCGACGCGGTGGTACCGAGCGGCCGCGTGGTGGTGACCGCGCCGGTGTTGTTCGGCCAGAAGCATGTCGCCCCGGCGATCACCCGCTTCGTCCAGCACTACGCGCAAATGCGGGTGGAGCTGCGGCTCCACGACCGGGTGGTGAACTTGCTGGAAGAGCACATCGACGTCGCGGTGCGCATCGGCGAGCTGGAGGACCAGTCGCTGGTCGCCCACGCGCTCGGCAAGCTGCGCCGCATCGTCGTCGCCGCGCCGGCCTACCTCGCCGCGCGCGGCACACCCCGCCATCCGCGCGAACTCGCCGGCCACGAGTGTGTCGTTTTCAACAACAGCACCGCCGGCTGGTGGCGTTTCATCGAGGACGGCAAGGAATTCGGCGTGACGGTGGACGGCCGCCTCAGCTACAACCACGTGGCGCCGGCGACCGACGCCTGCCGCGCCGGCATGGGCCTGGGCTGCTTCATTTCCTACCAAGTGGCGGACGACCTGCGCGCCGGCCGGCTGCTGCCGGTGCTGGAGGCCTTCGAACTGCCGCCGCGGCCGGTGCACGTGGTGTATCCGCACGCCCGCCTGCTGCCGACGCGGACACGGGTGCTGGTGGACTGGATACGGCGCGACCTTTCCGGACAGCTCGCCGCGCTGTGA
- a CDS encoding glycoside hydrolase family 2 TIM barrel-domain containing protein, translating to MRRMVAATALSLAATAAAASQWQGAAFEGDRAALERLAQAGARVIRVYRESDAWVLDAAHQLGLKVVMGLWVGHPRHGVRLDEEATLRAHERALRAFVLRYRDHPALLAWGVGNEVETGTPDHLAVWKVIDRLAGVVKAADPGHPTLMVVADTGMDQLKQLADCCANVDMLGINVYAGAVFDLPQRLSDAGIAKPVVVSELGPLGQWQAGRKPWGAPVELTSSQKAVFFRDALGFLRGQPQIAGVFPFLWGAKQEQTETWHGLLLADGSPTAMSDALAAAWGRPVAAPAPVIRGIGIAADVFAPGAEISAGVDAVAHDGSPLVTEWKVLAEATDLRKGGDAETSPPRVPVVIRHADAAGVRFTGPRQPGAYRLFITVRDRHGKVATANLPFLVR from the coding sequence ATGCGCCGCATGGTCGCTGCTACGGCCTTGTCGCTCGCCGCCACCGCAGCGGCGGCGTCGCAATGGCAGGGTGCGGCCTTCGAGGGCGACCGTGCCGCACTGGAAAGGCTGGCGCAGGCCGGCGCCAGGGTGATCCGCGTCTATCGCGAATCCGACGCCTGGGTGCTGGACGCGGCGCATCAGCTGGGCCTCAAGGTGGTGATGGGCCTGTGGGTCGGCCATCCGCGCCACGGCGTGCGGCTGGATGAAGAGGCCACGCTGCGTGCGCACGAGCGGGCGCTGCGCGCTTTCGTGCTGCGCTACCGCGACCATCCGGCGCTGCTCGCGTGGGGTGTGGGCAATGAGGTCGAAACCGGCACGCCCGACCATCTCGCGGTGTGGAAGGTGATCGACAGGCTGGCCGGCGTGGTCAAGGCGGCCGACCCCGGGCATCCCACGCTGATGGTGGTGGCGGACACCGGCATGGATCAACTCAAGCAGCTTGCCGACTGCTGCGCCAATGTCGACATGCTGGGCATCAATGTCTATGCCGGCGCGGTGTTCGACCTGCCGCAGCGGCTGTCAGATGCCGGCATCGCCAAGCCGGTGGTGGTGAGCGAACTCGGTCCGCTCGGCCAGTGGCAGGCCGGGCGCAAGCCCTGGGGCGCGCCGGTGGAGCTCACCAGCAGCCAGAAGGCGGTGTTCTTCCGCGACGCGCTCGGCTTCCTGCGCGGCCAGCCGCAGATTGCCGGCGTTTTTCCCTTCCTGTGGGGCGCCAAGCAGGAGCAGACCGAAACCTGGCACGGTCTGCTGCTGGCCGACGGCAGCCCGACCGCGATGAGCGATGCGCTTGCCGCTGCGTGGGGGCGGCCGGTGGCAGCGCCGGCACCGGTGATACGCGGCATCGGCATTGCCGCCGACGTGTTCGCGCCGGGCGCCGAGATTTCCGCCGGAGTCGATGCCGTCGCCCACGACGGCTCGCCGCTCGTCACCGAATGGAAGGTGCTGGCCGAAGCCACCGACCTGAGGAAGGGCGGCGACGCCGAGACGTCGCCGCCGCGCGTTCCTGTCGTCATCCGTCATGCCGATGCCGCCGGCGTGCGCTTCACCGGCCCTCGGCAGCCCGGCGCCTACCGGCTGTTCATCACCGTGCGCGATCGCCACGGCAAGGTTGCGACCGCCAACCTGCCCTTCCTGGTGCGCTAG
- a CDS encoding queuosine precursor transporter: MDTTTQPARQYRYYEFVMAAFVAVYLCSNLIGPAKAAQIELPLIGAVTFGAGVLFFPISYIFGDILTEVYGYARARRVIWAGFGAMVFASVMAWVVVQLPPAPGWQNQAAYEIAYGSTWRIVAASLIAFFCGEFVNSFILAKMKIWTEGRHLWTRTIGSTIFGEGVDSLLFYPLAFWNSGLIPNELLPAIMLGQFVSKVMVEVVFTPVTYRIVAFLKHAEREDYYDRETDFTPFSIKP, encoded by the coding sequence ATGGACACGACCACGCAGCCGGCACGGCAGTATCGCTACTACGAATTCGTGATGGCCGCCTTCGTCGCCGTCTATCTCTGCTCCAACCTCATCGGCCCGGCCAAGGCGGCACAGATCGAACTGCCGCTGATCGGCGCGGTGACCTTCGGCGCCGGCGTGCTGTTCTTCCCCATCTCCTACATCTTCGGCGACATCCTCACCGAGGTGTACGGCTACGCCCGCGCCCGCCGGGTGATCTGGGCCGGCTTCGGTGCAATGGTATTCGCCTCGGTGATGGCCTGGGTGGTGGTGCAGCTGCCGCCGGCGCCGGGCTGGCAGAACCAGGCAGCCTACGAGATCGCCTATGGGTCGACCTGGCGCATCGTGGCGGCCTCGCTGATCGCCTTCTTCTGCGGCGAATTCGTCAATTCCTTCATCCTCGCCAAGATGAAGATCTGGACCGAGGGCCGCCACCTGTGGACCCGCACGATAGGTTCGACGATCTTCGGCGAGGGCGTAGACTCGCTGCTCTTCTATCCGCTGGCGTTCTGGAACTCGGGCCTGATACCCAACGAGCTGCTGCCGGCCATCATGCTCGGCCAGTTCGTCTCCAAGGTGATGGTGGAGGTCGTCTTCACCCCTGTGACCTATCGCATCGTGGCTTTCCTCAAGCACGCCGAGCGCGAGGACTACTACGACCGCGAAACCGACTTCACGCCTTTCTCCATCAAGCCCTGA
- the dtd gene encoding D-aminoacyl-tRNA deacylase, producing MLALLQRVACARVVIDGETVGEIGAGLLALVCAERGDGKAEADKLLAKMLKLRIFADEAGRMNRSLQDVGGGLLVVSQFTLAADTAGGNRPSFTNAAAPDDGRALYEHFVAQAQAAHATVASGRFGAMMQVELVNDGPVTIPLRIAPAGAG from the coding sequence ATGTTGGCCTTGTTGCAGCGCGTCGCATGCGCACGGGTGGTGATCGATGGTGAAACCGTAGGCGAGATTGGCGCCGGCCTGCTCGCGCTGGTGTGCGCCGAGCGCGGCGACGGCAAGGCGGAGGCGGACAAGCTGCTCGCGAAGATGCTCAAGCTGCGCATCTTCGCCGACGAGGCGGGGCGCATGAACCGCTCGCTGCAGGATGTCGGCGGCGGCCTGCTGGTGGTCAGCCAGTTCACCCTGGCGGCCGACACCGCAGGCGGCAACCGCCCCAGCTTCACCAATGCCGCCGCACCGGACGACGGCCGCGCGCTCTACGAGCATTTCGTCGCGCAGGCGCAGGCTGCCCATGCGACGGTGGCCAGCGGCCGCTTCGGCGCCATGATGCAGGTCGAGCTGGTCAATGACGGGCCGGTGACGATACCGTTGCGCATCGCGCCGGCGGGTGCGGGCTGA
- a CDS encoding pirin family protein gives MPDMLIEPRRADLGHGLVVQRILPYSKRRMIGPFIFLDHAGPVQLPPALARLADVRPHPHIGLSTVSYLLGGEITHRDSLGVEQAIRPGEVNWMTAGSGISHSERFESPDAFAGRGLELLQSWVALPVEHEEAPPAFDNYPAAALPTAQEGGLWLRLIAGTAFGLSSPVRTHSPLFYLHVVLQPGAAIAPPQGYPERAAYLVSGRVAIGDEVFEPGRMLVFGKTEMPTLRALDTATVMLLGGEPVGERHIWWNFVSSRKERIEQAKADWRAGRIALPPNDSAEFIPLPETQA, from the coding sequence ATGCCCGACATGCTCATCGAGCCGCGCCGTGCCGATCTCGGCCACGGCCTGGTGGTGCAGCGCATCCTGCCGTATTCGAAACGGCGGATGATCGGCCCCTTCATCTTCCTCGACCACGCCGGCCCGGTGCAGTTGCCGCCGGCACTCGCCCGCCTGGCCGACGTGCGCCCGCATCCGCACATCGGGCTGTCGACGGTGAGCTACCTGCTGGGCGGCGAGATCACCCACCGCGACAGCCTGGGCGTGGAGCAGGCGATACGGCCGGGCGAGGTGAACTGGATGACAGCGGGCAGCGGCATCTCCCACTCCGAGCGCTTCGAAAGCCCCGATGCCTTCGCCGGCCGCGGGCTGGAACTGCTGCAATCCTGGGTGGCGCTGCCGGTCGAGCACGAAGAAGCGCCGCCGGCCTTCGACAACTACCCGGCCGCCGCGCTGCCGACGGCGCAGGAGGGCGGCCTGTGGCTGCGGCTGATCGCGGGCACCGCGTTCGGGCTGAGCAGCCCAGTGCGCACCCATTCACCGCTGTTCTACCTGCATGTGGTGCTGCAGCCGGGCGCGGCGATCGCCCCACCGCAAGGCTACCCCGAACGGGCTGCCTATCTGGTGAGCGGCCGCGTCGCGATCGGCGACGAAGTCTTCGAACCGGGCCGCATGCTGGTATTCGGCAAGACGGAAATGCCGACACTACGGGCACTCGACACCGCCACCGTGATGCTGCTGGGCGGCGAACCGGTGGGCGAACGCCACATCTGGTGGAACTTCGTGTCCTCGCGCAAGGAGCGCATCGAGCAGGCCAAGGCCGACTGGCGCGCCGGCCGCATCGCGCTGCCGCCCAACGACAGCGCCGAATTCATCCCGCTGCCGGAAACCCAGGCTTAG